One segment of Thermoanaerobacter kivui DNA contains the following:
- the gatC gene encoding Asp-tRNA(Asn)/Glu-tRNA(Gln) amidotransferase subunit GatC, which yields MAISRSEVEHVAKLARLKFSQEEIEEFTVQLSKIIDYVNKLNELDTENVEPTAHIVPIHNVFREDEVKPSMDRDKILMNAPYKENGCFKVPKIIE from the coding sequence ATGGCTATTAGCAGGAGCGAAGTTGAGCATGTGGCTAAACTGGCCCGTCTCAAATTTTCGCAAGAGGAAATAGAAGAGTTTACAGTGCAACTGAGCAAAATTATCGACTATGTAAACAAATTAAACGAATTGGACACTGAAAATGTAGAGCCTACAGCTCATATAGTGCCAATTCATAATGTATTTAGAGAAGACGAAGTAAAGCCTTCAATGGACAGAGACAAAATATTGATGAATGCACCTTATAAAGAGAACGGCTGTTTTAAAGTGCCAAAGATTATAGAATGA
- the ligA gene encoding NAD-dependent DNA ligase LigA, protein MEPKERIKELREKINYHNYRYYVLDQPEISDYEYDMLMRELIELEEKYPELKTPDSPSQRVGGEPLKEFEPFTHVVPMLSLANAFSEGELRDFDRRVREAVGDVEYVVELKIDGLSVELIYENGIFTVGSTRGDGIVGENVTQNLKTIKSIPLRLKDDVSLVVRGEVFMPRTSFEKLNEEREKLGESLFANPRNAAAGSLRQLDPKVTAKRDLDIFIFNLQKIEDRKFKTHIETLEFLKEQGFKVIPIHKKCSNIDEVIKEIEEIRNLRDKLPYDIDGAVVKVNELEKREILGQTAKDPRWAIAFKYPAERKKTKVLDIIVQVGRTGALTPTAILEPVTISGSVVSRATLHNEDYIKEKDIRIGDTVIVQKAGEIIPEVVEVVKEERTGQEREFVMPDRCPECGALAVRLPGETIRRCTGLNCPAQLLRGIIHFASKDAMDIEGLGPAIINQLLSKGLIHNIADLYYLKYEDLIQLERMGDKSVKNLLNAIEESKTRDLDRLLFGLGINLIGSKAAQVIAEHFKTMDNIMKAKFEDFTHLPDIGPKMARSIVSFFAEKQNLEIIEKLKNAGVNMKKLSKEKVSNIFEGKTFVLTGALENYTREEATRMIEERGGKVTNSVSKKTDYVLVGKDPGSKLKKAQELGIKIIDEKQFEEMLKGENI, encoded by the coding sequence AGGATAAAGGAATTGAGAGAAAAAATAAATTATCACAATTACAGATATTACGTTTTGGACCAACCAGAGATTTCAGACTATGAGTACGACATGCTGATGAGAGAACTTATAGAATTAGAAGAAAAATATCCAGAGCTTAAAACTCCAGACTCTCCATCCCAAAGAGTAGGTGGGGAGCCTTTAAAAGAATTTGAGCCTTTTACCCATGTAGTTCCAATGTTAAGTTTGGCTAATGCTTTTTCTGAGGGAGAACTTAGAGACTTTGATAGAAGAGTAAGAGAGGCAGTGGGAGATGTAGAGTACGTAGTAGAATTAAAAATTGACGGTTTATCTGTGGAACTAATTTATGAAAATGGCATATTTACTGTAGGTTCTACAAGAGGAGACGGGATCGTAGGAGAAAATGTCACACAAAATTTAAAGACTATAAAGTCAATTCCTTTAAGGCTTAAGGATGATGTGAGCCTTGTTGTAAGAGGAGAGGTCTTCATGCCACGCACTTCTTTTGAAAAATTAAATGAGGAGAGAGAAAAATTAGGGGAAAGCCTTTTTGCAAATCCCAGAAATGCTGCAGCAGGTTCTTTAAGGCAATTAGATCCTAAAGTGACGGCGAAAAGAGATTTAGACATTTTTATTTTTAACCTTCAGAAGATTGAGGATAGAAAATTTAAAACTCACATAGAGACATTAGAATTTTTGAAAGAACAAGGATTTAAAGTAATACCAATTCATAAAAAATGTAGCAATATAGATGAAGTAATAAAAGAAATAGAAGAGATAAGAAACTTACGAGATAAGCTGCCTTACGACATTGATGGAGCAGTTGTAAAAGTAAATGAACTTGAAAAGAGAGAAATTTTAGGACAGACTGCAAAAGACCCCAGGTGGGCTATTGCTTTTAAATATCCTGCTGAGAGGAAAAAGACAAAAGTCTTGGATATAATAGTTCAAGTAGGAAGGACTGGAGCTCTTACTCCTACAGCTATATTAGAGCCTGTAACTATTTCAGGTTCAGTTGTGAGCCGAGCTACACTTCATAATGAAGATTACATAAAAGAGAAAGACATAAGGATAGGAGATACGGTAATAGTTCAAAAAGCGGGAGAAATCATTCCTGAAGTAGTAGAAGTGGTAAAAGAAGAGAGGACTGGACAAGAAAGAGAGTTTGTAATGCCAGATAGATGCCCTGAATGCGGTGCTTTAGCTGTGAGGCTTCCGGGGGAGACTATAAGGCGTTGTACAGGTCTAAATTGTCCTGCACAGCTTCTAAGAGGCATTATCCACTTTGCTTCAAAAGATGCAATGGATATAGAAGGATTGGGGCCAGCTATAATAAATCAGCTTTTGTCAAAAGGTCTAATTCACAACATAGCAGATTTGTATTATCTTAAATACGAAGATTTAATACAATTAGAAAGAATGGGAGACAAATCTGTTAAAAATTTATTAAATGCTATTGAAGAAAGCAAAACAAGAGATTTAGATAGATTGCTCTTTGGCTTGGGTATAAACTTAATAGGCAGTAAAGCTGCCCAAGTGATTGCTGAGCATTTTAAGACAATGGACAATATCATGAAGGCAAAATTTGAAGACTTTACACATTTGCCTGACATAGGACCTAAGATGGCAAGAAGCATAGTTTCCTTTTTTGCAGAAAAACAAAATTTAGAGATAATTGAAAAACTTAAAAATGCTGGAGTAAACATGAAAAAGCTTTCAAAAGAAAAAGTAAGCAACATATTTGAAGGGAAAACTTTTGTTTTGACAGGAGCGTTGGAAAATTACACGAGAGAAGAAGCTACCAGAATGATTGAAGAAAGAGGTGGAAAAGTTACAAATTCAGTAAGTAAAAAAACGGACTATGTATTAGTAGGTAAAGATCCTGGTTCTAAACTTAAAAAAGCCCAAGAATTAGGAATAAAGATAATTGATGAAAAACAATTTGAAGAAATGCTAAAAGGTGAAAATATTTAA